TCACATTTGGTCCAGGTATACAAACTTCTTTAATTAACACTAATTCAATAGGATTTTTGTTACATGATATTTAGTATTAACCAGATGTTaatataattgtaatttttgCAGCTGCATGCATGACGTTGGAGTTAGCTGAATTCGGAAAATCCTTTATCACTTCTATAGTAAATGGTTTTGACATAGTGCCTACTTTGTCAGTTTCTTCTTTTCATGATTTCATTTCCGAGGTaacaacctaaaatatttttgccaaatatttatttgttttgttacGGTTAATTTCTCATGATGATATCTCTTAGAAAATGTTTCATTCTTTGCACAAGTAAGCTTTCATGATTAGGTGTTGATACTATAATTTACAGGGTCAGACTAAGAATAAAAACATCGTTATATGTTTCATTCTTTGCACAAGTGCAGTTGGAACTCATTTATCTCTTGCGAAAGCAATTGCAGGACATGCAGTAAAGAGTTGCACCGAGGTAGCTTCAAGCTCCCTTCTTTATATCATATATTTGATATTGAAATCGCAGTGCTCTTCTATAGGTTATTCGCTAGACACTAACAAGAGTTTACAATTAATTGATTCAATTGTCTTAACAACTAGCATCTGGCTGGAgagtttttataattaaatatgtttccCTTTTTCATAATTCATTATGTACATCTATTAATTATCTTATACAAATTGTTACATATCTATGGCTAAAGGTTGTGAAGAAGCATAAACACTCATTGTTATCATCCATCCAACATGAGAATATTCAaacattcactacaagaaaaattagttttagtgACAAAAGGttaatgataaatataatatttgtcattattaatatattatttgtgaCTATTATTTTCCATGTcactaataatatattatttgtgactattttttttcttgtcactaatattgtttataatagtgacaaaacaaaaaaaaatatcacaatagatatattaaaaaattaataacacatatcataaataattactaaaaatttatttttcttaaaataaaaatatagttaatagattttttttgttCTACTTTAGGTTTGAACTAATGACTCTTTAATGAGGTAAAAATGTAAGTTTAACATTTCCACTATACCACTTTAGAAttattatgaaatttgtgtCAATAATAATATCTTATAAATTCATTCTTACGTGTATAATACAAAAtctaaacatatataaaaaattataaaatttatattaatttatatttgaatttatgatCTTCCTTTTTAGAagtaaacattatttttattttgtgataatgtaattaatagtgatatataaaattgtcactatttgtatattagttgtgagtatattttaatttatcactATTTGTATATTAGTTGCAACTATCTTTAATTTATCacaattgttttattaaaaatgacaaaatatgcatgtcataaaataatataaatcattaaatttatattattttatatttgaatttatgatgtttctttttataaataaacattatttttatttttgataatgtaattaatagtgttatatataaaatttgtcactatttgtatattagttgtgagtatattttaatttgtcactatttatatattagttgCAACTATCTTTAATTTGTcataattgttttattaaaaataacaaaatatgcatgcaacaaataattattcattaatataaaatatcatatgataaatttatttttctttagataagaatataattaatatttttttttgaatgcTTATAAAGTAATAaggatgatataatattaattttcattattattattattattatatcactagtacttgttaatttttttttctattttaaaatttcaacatCATCTTTTATTCAAGAAACAACTTTCCCTTTATTGTGTCACTTTACAATTCCAATACttattttaatacatttatctatttattcatatcttaatacattttattataatattagttaataatatgtttacttcaaatttaaatttagcatataaaattttaaccacctaactatctttctttctttttatttctctttctctctttctatatattatttatataagtaAATAATAGTTATGTAGATagatatatgaaaataaatagataGATATGATTCATAAgaataaacataattaataacaaaatttgtTTTAGAAAATGATCTAAATCAACAATTTGCATCCAACTTTTATCTAATCTCATACCTTTCAAGACTTTGTGTAAATAGTGTATAGTGAAAACTAAGTTACCTTACACCTCTGTAGTTAGTTTATTTTTAGTGTTTATTCATGGGTCTCTACTGTAATAGGTCAAATCTATCAAATTAATTGATTTCTAGTATGATTCACTAATTTATAGGGAGATATGTTGGTATACTGGTATATTTGGATAAAATCTTTAGTGAAACAATATCTTTTACTAAATCAGTGTTACCTGATTTATTGACGTCTCACTCGCATTTGGTGGAGCATAGTGATAACTTGTGACGAGCTTCCATAACTATCATTGTTGTCATTCACAGTGCTTTAAATGTGTTTTGACACGATTGGTTGGTCACCGAGACCCCGAGTGACTGACTCGTCCGATATTGACCGATACATTAACAATTTGAGTACTTATACAACTAATGtattaaagtgaaaatgaaaacatataaatagaattcatgaaattatagaataaataattaaaaatacataattcatcaatttcttttcaatttaacactctttttatttgattatgttcttctttttcttcatactttataaataatatagacttatactatttattaaattttatctctttttaaaaataaaatttatccttatctttaatatattttatattgttaatttGTTTAGAAAAACATGTTATAAAGTTTGTTATTACAGTCATActatataatatgattatatttattaatttgtcATTAACAAGAtaatatgattatatataattataaaatatcattgattaagtataaatttttttattatatataaatgcataaatatagaaaataaggAATCAATCTCTATTTGTAGGTTTTTTTGTTATATGTTAAAATATTCAAAGATAAGTTTAGAAATGATACTTCAATCAATTATAACTATATCAGTTATAATGTATATTGTACATATCTGAGTTGTTTGGAttctaagaaaataatatatctcTAAATAAGAAGTTAGTATTTAGacttattataagaaaaatacaattattatcTTTAGGAATTAGGTTTATCAAATTATTAATGTtgttttacaaaaatatatactaAACATTGTCATTAACAtcgtaatatataatatataattatttaattataattattactttattatggataaaataatatatttaaataaataaatactaaaatgtgaatataactatatttaagttaatatataatcaacacctatttttaaataaaataagatataaaaataaaatttatccttatctttaatgtattttatattgttaatttGTTTAGAAAAACATGTTATAAAGTTTGTTATTAAAGTCATActatataatatgattatatttattaatttattattaataagataatatgattatatataattataaaatatcattgattaagtacaatttttttattatatataaatgcaTAAATATAGAGAATAAGGAATTAATCTCTATTTGTAGGTTTTTTTGTTATatgttaaaatattcaaaaataagTTTAGAAATGATACTTCAATCAGTTATAACTATATCAGTTATAATGTATATTGTACATATCTGAGTTGTTTGGAttctaagaaaataatatatctcTAAATAAGAAGTTAGTATTTAgatttattataagaaaaatacaattattctctttaggaattaggtttatcaaattattaatgttgttttacaaaaatatatactaAACATTGTCATTAACAtagtaatatataatatataattatttaattataattattactttattatggataaaataatatatttaaataaataaatactaaaatgtgaatataactatatttaagttaatatataatcaacacctatttttaaataaaatgagataatTAAGtattactttataaaaaaaatataaaaaagtaaccttatttattaaaataaaaattataaatttatttaaaaatatataaatatataaatgttattaaaagtataagaaaaataaatatttattttaaaattataaaagtttgAATAACATTTAACATGATTTATAATGAGataattaaatttcttttaaattaaattataaaaaggacatgtttttttaaataaaattgaaaaataattgatGTTATTTTGGGCTTTTTAGATGGATCCAGCACATATGTAACCCTAAAATTAAACTTCTTCTCAATATTACTCAAAGACTTATATTTGTGGATATCTAAAATTGAAACAGTTATTCTCCTGATACTTGAAGCAGTTATCTTCGTGCTCTCTGAAGTTGCAGGAAGAGGATCCTATTATCAgttcttttttgttttcatgATTTATTGGTAAGTCTAGACTTAATTGGTTTCTTAAGACCTTTTTTTTTTGCTTCCCTTTGATAGAAGACACTCAAGGCACCATCgcattttcctttcttttcatcCTAGATTTCTCAATCTTTCACGGCACCGTCACATCTCCGGGTAGAGTGAACTGCGTTTTGCAACTGCAGACACTTTTTACGACGAACGTGGAGGAACATTGAGGGATTTCTTGTACGAGAGTTTTCGGAAGTGGAGGAGGATCCTGTTGGAGGAAGGAAGGTTGTGATGTTTGGGAGTTTGTTATTATTCTTTCATTCTTTGTTGCAAATAATATTTACAAGTCCAAATTTTAATTGGTGAAAATTGTATCAATACATACAGATCAATCAATATTGCCTCctgttatttgattttttagcAATTTTTACatctttgttttattctttattattactATGTAAGTTGAAATTCTTTCGTTCTACAAGTGAAATGTAATGGATTCAGTTATTTGTGTTCCTATGCTCTCTATGCAGTTTCGTTTCttatttgttatgtttttttttctcaagtcCGCAAGAACATCATCACAAGGAAATTGTTTATCACTGTGATCCGATCTTCTCTTAATACTGATAATGATTCAATTGACacatttaaaatgttaaaattggGCCAAAATGATTTTATTGCTTACTTTCAATACTTATTTCCAAAATCTTTACTTTGTTTAATCTCCTCCTCATTTAACCGTTGAAATGTTCCATTAAGttgtattaataattaaaatcaattaataaaatattaataattaaaatcaattaataaaatagtaataaattaaaacaattaataataattaataattaaaatcaattattaataattaaaagaaattaataaataattagtacATAAAAATTGACattaaaatgatattaattattaattataaattattgacaactaatttatttttattcttttatacatTTGTGATAACTTGTTATTGTCACTTTTACAAAAAGATATAGTGACAATATTACATTGAATTATTAGTGATAAGTATTATTGTCACAGTTTTAGTGACATTTAAAATGATTGTCACAAGTATGATAGTGACAAGAGCACTAGTGACAATGTAATTATTGTCACAAGATATTAATAGTGACATATTTATAAGTTTTAGTGATGAATGTTTATATcactaaaactaatttttcttgtagtgattgtcAGATAATTTGGTTGGAGCTTCTAAATTACCTCAGACAAGTTTTGAACATCTTTTAAGTGAAGAACACCTACTCAAAGAATCTATTGACGATGATGATGAATATCACTCTTCGAGTGAAGGATCTGACAATGATGACTCAGATGACGATAATGAAGATGAAGACcaattgttgaatcaagtgaaAAAACTTAAACTGGGAAAAAATGTTAACATCCCTAACATTCATGCTGATGGGAAAAATATCATGGAAGAAAGAGTTTTTCCAGTCACAACATCAAGAAGACACCATCTTTATCCACCAGGCAAGATCATGCATATTGTCCCGTCAGAAAATTCAAATTTAGACTACCATGATGTTAATGAGAATCATGTCTTATATAAAACACCTACACAACTTTATGGAAAACTGAGATTTTCAAGACGGATGATACTAGATCATTCCACAAAGGAGTATCTGATGAAGTTACAACAATTAATTAATCAACTAGGGGAAAAGTAACGAGATTGGAGGTTGCGTCTTGATGAACGAAGTGCATTTCAACAACAATATAAAGAAGTACAACCGCAACAACAATCACTCAACcaacaacaaaataaacatGGAAAATTTCAACAACAAGATTATGATTATAGAGACTATTAGGAGCTTTATGTTTCTAGTTTGTTTAAATTGCAATTTATATTTCATGTTTATTTGACTTTTGAATTGGGGATATCTTTTATGTTTCaagtttgttttaattttggatTATGTTATATTTGAATTACTTTATATGATGAGACTTCAATTTATGTgggttttattttatgttaggGGTATTGGATGATGCTTGATTATTATTGAATTTATAGGTACAATACACATTGATAATAAATTGTTCAATTTGGATATGTAGAATTACTTCATGCGTTGGAAACTGGtgtaaaatatctaaaaataattcatttaaatGTTGAATGAACATTTCATGCATGCAAGATTACCTACGAATTTACTCACGAAAAATAGTTGGTGGGTAATGTATGCAAAAATATTACCTACGAACTGGAGTTAGTGAGTATTGCATGCAAACTGAATTTGATGGGTATTATCTATGGACTTTTGTTGTTGGTGGTGAGTATTATCTATGGACTATTGTTAGTGGGTATTACCTATGACCTGTTGTTACCCATAAACTTATTATCTGTAAGTAAATTACCTACGAATTTCTTCAGTAGGTAAATCCATTTTTTTGTAGTGGAATCTTACCTATTACTACACAACCTCTCAAGACTTGAGATATAAGTCTTGTTTAAAGTAGGTCAAAAATGAATAAACATTGATAAAATGGATTACTATATCGAGCTAAAAAAACTAAGGAAtggaaaaataatgaaaatgaatatAGAAGAAAGATTTGTAAAAGACTTTGATACCATGTTAAAttctatagaaaaaaaaatagacattGAGATCAAATCATGTATTTATGAGACTAACACAaatgtttaatttatattaaaaaaatcaattaaataaataaagtatgcAAAGGTGTAAGAATGACACTTTTATGAAGTATATGGAATCTTGGGGAGGAGTCTACAGTGGGTGAGGAACTTTTCGTGGAATTCTGGAATCTAAAGACGTTACCTTCCGTACAATTTACGGCCTGGAGGGTACTATGTAATGTCATCCCCACTAAGGACAATCTTTTGAGATGTGGTTTACTTCTGATAAGTGATCGGTGTCCCCTGTGTGGTGTGGAAGAAGACTCGAtaagacatttattttttaaatgtaggATCTCTTGGAGAATTTGGGGTATGTGTCTCATGTGGCTTGGGTATTCTTCGGTCCTACATCGTGTTGGACAAATGCATTTCAGGATGTTTAAACCTTTAGGCTTGAAATAGGCTACTATTAGGTGTTGTGGGGCATCTGGTAGGTATTGTAAGTGAAAATTTGAATCATAGGAATATGGTTGTGTTTGAGAATGGACGGGTAGATCTAGTGGAGGTTTTTACTGTGGTACAAAGGAAGACTTGGTTTTGGGTcatagtaaaagaaaaattggttgTTTTCTCCTACTCAGATTGGTGTATGGAACCTCTTTGCTGTATAAGGTATTTGAAAGACTAATTTTTTGGTTATTAACTAATGTTTTTTTGCCAGACCTTGGAAGTAGTGGTGTGTTTTTGTGCAGGTCTCACCGGGTACTTCCATCTGGCAAGGTTGGATTGAGGGTTGGAAAGGTTAGGTTGATGATTTTGTTTTCGGACTGTGGTAAAGGAAGTGCCTTTGATGTATTATGTTCGGTCTGGTGGTGGAATCTTGTATGGCGTTTGAAATTTGGGAGTTTGTGATGTGGTGTTTTGGTTTCTGACAGGCCCAGTTTTTGGAAAGTTGTTGTGTGCTTTTTTGCAGGTTATGTCTGGGTTGTGTATTCTTCTCGTATGATCGGTTTGTTGATGTTGGTTTTTGGTTATTTGGTGCATTTCTGCATGTTGCAAAGTTATTGGTTAGGTATTGGATAGTGTGTCTTGGCCTAAGGGTGTGTCCCCTTTGGTGGACTATTTTCTGTTTACAATTCCTTCTTGTAAGTTTAGGTATGTCGAGATTGGCTCTTGGTTACGGTACTTCTGTCTGCTGACAAAGATATTATTTAGGTGATGGGTGTACATCCTATTTTGAGGGTATGGTCTCTTTGGTGGGTTGATGTAACAGTATTTGTTGGGTCTCAATATTTTGTAATGGTGTATTATATTGGTTTGTAGTGTAATGATTTGTTGGGTCCTTAGTCAGTAGGATGTTAGGAAACTTGGTTTGGTTGTTCTGTATAATGGTTGTGACACCCTGAagtgtttcattttattttatttattctttgctgataaaaaaatgaagtATATGGAATCAAAATAacgagtttagggtttagggtactaagaagaaaaaaaccagTTTAATTTCGCTTACTCCTATTGGATTCTCTACCTCTTGAAACTGCTTGTTCTCCCTTAGTTAAGGAGCCCTCTTGGCAATATTTTGTATGGACCTACTCTTATCATATGGAACGACAAGTCCTCTAATGCAAGAAAGGGCTTCTTAGTGTTGTAGTTTTGACCTCTTGCTCAATGGATATAGTGTTGTAAAACCAGAGTATGTATTGCAAAATAAAGTGCAGAAACAGAAATAGAGGATGTGCAGAAAACCCTAACTTCTTCATAGTGCCGTTGGAGGAAATCTCGGAAGCATGGGTGAAGTGGAGACAGTTTCCAAGTTGAAAATCAAACGTTGCCCTTTCAACCTTGGATCGTGGCCGTACAAATCGGAAGTTGGGCGCCTCCGCACTGCTGGATTTTTGAACGTTGTAGATCCTTACGAGAGGAGTGAGAGgttgactccttccttcacgcTGGTTTTCCCTCTTCTGCGGCCACAACCTTGAACCCACTAGGGTTTGAAGAGGCGGCACCCTTGGGGGTTCTCCATCTATAAATACCGCTTTCCCCCTCTTCAGAAAACACATCTCTCACCCATtctcttcatctccttcacccaCCGTGAAtcacttcttcttcctcccaccttttgatttttctctttcttcatttattataatattttattcatttttctgAGTTATTGGGTTCATACTCC
The sequence above is a segment of the Phaseolus vulgaris cultivar G19833 chromosome 2, P. vulgaris v2.0, whole genome shotgun sequence genome. Coding sequences within it:
- the LOC137809307 gene encoding uncharacterized protein → MSGSNGNNGVRVERRELAAPKNLMEVIIVLAEAIMLFCYTERRHMFNLPRVIAHAVLDKGKKTIGSECRERSDCVELKGSQILKELYELKRMLECAKLFSSFKRSPSSLFSGLEKKDILSRKRSARILKPAFTVIRDRQSKSFIVFIRGTRSIKDTLTDALCAPVPFDHVICIGHERHNIVSGHAHRGMVSAADWIRNRCIPVLHDANKLYPHFKIKIVGHSLGGGTAALLTYKLREIQQFSSTTCVTFGPAACMTLELAEFGKSFITSIVNGFDIVPTLSVSSFHDFISEGQTKNKNIVICFILCTSAVGTHLSLAKAIAGHAVKSCTEVASSSLLYIIYLILKSQCSSIDNLVGASKLPQTSFEHLLSEEHLLKESIDDDDEYHSSSEGSDNDDSDDDNEDEDQLLNQVKKLKLGKNVNIPNIHADGKNIMEERVFPVTTSRRHHLYPPGKIMHIVPSENSNLDYHDVNENHVLYKTPTQLYGKLRFSRRMILDHSTKEYLMKLQQLINQLGEK